In a genomic window of Flavobacterium sp. KACC 22761:
- a CDS encoding S10 family serine carboxypeptidase-like protein yields MKKTLISFLLAGFLTAYAQESKPDSKPKTPPAKEENSPSNLTFNPDSQVVTNHTTTIKGQKVSYKATTGTMPVWDEDGKAIAGLFFTYYERSDVKDRDSRPLVISFNGGPGSASVWMQIAYTGPSLLNIDDEGYPLQPYGIKENPYSILDVADIVFVNPVNTAYSRPTSKEIPTAKFFGVNADIKYLADWINGFVTRTNRWASPKYLIGESYGTTRVSGLALQLQNNQWMYLNGVILVSPTDLGITRGVVSDAALKLPYFAATAWYHKMLSPDLQSKDLTDMLPEVENFTINELLPALSKGGSLDEQKRKEIAAKMARYSGISEKVILQNNLDVPYDYFWKELLRDQGFTIGRLDSRYKGIDRKDSGESVDFNAELTSWLHSFTPAINMYLRNNLNYKTDFKYNMFGPVHPWDRSNDKTGENLRQAMAQNPYLHVMVQSGYYDGACDYFNAKYDLWQMDPSGKLNDRMSWKGYRSGHMMYLRKADLETANEDIRTFIKQSLPKPSEPAKY; encoded by the coding sequence ATGAAAAAAACATTAATCTCATTTCTTTTAGCAGGATTTTTAACTGCCTACGCTCAGGAATCAAAGCCGGATTCAAAACCGAAAACACCTCCTGCAAAAGAAGAAAACTCTCCTTCTAACCTTACTTTCAATCCAGATTCTCAAGTAGTCACAAATCATACAACCACAATAAAAGGACAAAAAGTTTCTTATAAGGCAACAACCGGTACTATGCCAGTTTGGGATGAAGACGGAAAAGCAATTGCCGGATTATTTTTTACGTATTATGAACGTTCTGATGTAAAAGATAGGGATTCCCGTCCTTTGGTTATTTCATTTAATGGTGGTCCAGGATCAGCTTCCGTTTGGATGCAGATTGCTTATACGGGACCAAGTTTATTAAATATTGATGATGAAGGATACCCTTTGCAACCTTACGGAATAAAAGAAAACCCGTATTCTATTTTAGATGTTGCAGATATCGTTTTTGTAAATCCTGTTAATACAGCCTATTCAAGACCTACAAGCAAAGAAATCCCTACTGCAAAATTCTTCGGCGTAAATGCCGACATTAAATACTTAGCCGATTGGATCAATGGTTTTGTAACCCGTACTAATCGTTGGGCTTCGCCTAAATACTTGATAGGTGAAAGTTATGGCACGACTCGAGTTTCGGGATTAGCGCTCCAATTGCAAAATAATCAATGGATGTATCTTAACGGCGTAATTTTAGTGTCGCCAACTGATTTAGGAATAACGCGTGGTGTTGTTTCTGATGCCGCGCTTAAGTTGCCTTATTTTGCTGCTACGGCTTGGTATCATAAAATGCTAAGTCCGGATCTTCAAAGCAAAGATTTAACGGATATGTTGCCAGAAGTAGAAAATTTCACCATAAACGAACTCCTTCCTGCCTTAAGCAAAGGAGGCTCTTTGGACGAACAAAAACGAAAAGAAATTGCTGCAAAAATGGCGCGTTATTCTGGTATTTCAGAAAAAGTTATTCTGCAAAACAATTTAGATGTTCCGTATGATTATTTCTGGAAAGAATTATTGAGAGATCAAGGTTTTACGATAGGAAGACTTGATTCAAGATACAAAGGAATTGATCGCAAGGACTCTGGCGAAAGTGTTGATTTTAATGCCGAACTTACGTCTTGGCTGCATTCTTTTACGCCGGCCATCAATATGTATCTGCGCAATAATCTGAACTACAAAACAGACTTTAAATACAATATGTTTGGTCCTGTGCATCCTTGGGACAGATCTAACGATAAAACAGGCGAAAATCTAAGACAAGCGATGGCACAAAATCCGTATTTGCATGTCATGGTGCAATCAGGATATTATGATGGCGCTTGTGATTATTTTAATGCAAAATATGATTTATGGCAAATGGATCCAAGCGGAAAACTAAATGATAGAATGTCTTGGAAAGGCTACAGAAGCGGTCACATGATGTATTTGAGAAAAGCCGACTTAGAAACCGCAAATGAAGACATCAGAACATTTATAAAGCAATCGTTGCCTAAACCTAGCGAACCTGCAAAATATTAA
- a CDS encoding FAD-dependent oxidoreductase, translating to MKKIYRLVKLLFAYFLKIIKFIYAGIKNSIRYINGKKRLFIPFYSFIAFAIYIFLLIQFSGDSAFETTLENKTLNDVTQLNPIQVNQVIKPKTVNEIVSAIKSTTGPISIGGGKYSMGGQTAFENSLHIDMRSFNKIIHIDKTKKQITVQAGIRWRDIQKVIDPLNLSIKIMQTYSNFTVGGAISVNCHGRYVGYGPIISSVLEVKIITANGDIVVVNREVNQDIFNAVIGGYGGIGVIAEVTLQLVDNEKVERFHEVMPIEEYKDFFDKNIKNNKNVVFQNGNLYPPKYDKIMSVSWQKTTNPLTDTDRLIPENENYWIESHLAGVVSWGNSGKWIREYTIDPLYYIPKTVRWRNKEASYDVKELEPASREKNTYVLQEYFIPVENIKSFIPKMSAVFQNNKVNVINVSLRHALPDHESYLSWARKEVFAFVIYYKQNTDQQAKDHVKKWTLEMTDAILSENGTWYLPYQPHATVEQFKKGYPDSDKYFALKNKLDPDQRFTNKLLDKYNPYAKSKIAEEKKKIKDYFRAEEQTVLTVPEWYLVYNPKEYADYLESGKNPSDFPFYKSIDEYWKLYDRSIKLASEAYPENGEYKTMLQVIGVSMTMEYGAKILYENTIGRFFALFAEEKNSEAEKTIIEAQRAYSDFIYQTAWYEFKFLPWIKKVWTASENSDHSILRKWERTMIFTLEFSFKAFYSKVIEWGAKSSYEIPSNSIYLIVSNVDTIKENPNLKIISRDRDKMIISVTRWEIFTKEMIKLSNQEVKIYEISGNDEIVVSTIENEHNKPNLKDVKLLYQSEIVTDDSLKRNVYLLSVEKLLPFIKDSKKNKLTIEHVYDY from the coding sequence ATGAAAAAAATCTACCGTTTGGTTAAGCTTCTCTTCGCCTATTTTCTAAAAATCATAAAATTTATATACGCCGGAATCAAAAATTCGATCCGATATATTAATGGCAAAAAACGCTTATTTATTCCGTTTTACAGTTTTATTGCCTTTGCGATTTATATCTTTTTATTGATTCAGTTTTCGGGAGATTCAGCATTCGAAACCACTTTAGAAAACAAAACCTTAAACGATGTCACGCAATTAAATCCGATTCAGGTAAATCAGGTTATAAAACCCAAAACGGTAAACGAAATTGTTTCTGCTATAAAAAGCACAACCGGACCAATTTCTATTGGCGGAGGAAAATACAGCATGGGCGGACAAACGGCTTTTGAAAATAGTCTGCATATCGACATGCGTTCTTTCAATAAAATCATCCATATCGACAAAACAAAAAAGCAGATTACAGTACAAGCCGGAATTCGATGGAGAGATATTCAAAAAGTGATTGATCCTTTGAATTTGTCGATAAAAATCATGCAGACGTATTCTAATTTTACAGTTGGAGGCGCGATATCCGTAAATTGTCACGGAAGATATGTAGGTTACGGCCCAATTATTTCATCGGTTTTAGAAGTTAAAATTATTACGGCAAACGGCGATATTGTCGTTGTGAATCGGGAAGTAAATCAGGATATTTTCAACGCCGTAATTGGCGGTTATGGCGGAATTGGCGTTATCGCCGAAGTGACGTTGCAATTGGTCGACAATGAAAAAGTAGAACGATTTCACGAGGTGATGCCAATTGAAGAGTACAAAGATTTTTTTGATAAAAACATCAAAAACAATAAAAATGTCGTTTTTCAAAATGGTAATTTGTATCCGCCGAAATACGACAAAATAATGAGTGTTTCGTGGCAAAAAACAACAAATCCATTAACCGATACGGATCGATTAATTCCTGAAAATGAGAATTATTGGATCGAATCGCATTTAGCCGGCGTGGTTTCCTGGGGAAATTCGGGAAAATGGATTCGGGAATACACGATCGATCCTTTATATTATATTCCGAAAACAGTGCGATGGCGAAATAAAGAAGCGAGTTATGATGTGAAAGAATTGGAGCCGGCTTCGCGCGAAAAAAACACTTATGTTTTGCAGGAATATTTTATTCCGGTGGAGAACATAAAATCTTTTATTCCGAAAATGAGTGCCGTTTTTCAGAACAATAAAGTAAATGTTATCAATGTTTCTTTGCGACATGCGCTTCCGGATCATGAAAGTTATTTGTCGTGGGCGCGAAAAGAAGTTTTTGCTTTTGTGATTTATTACAAGCAAAATACCGATCAACAAGCGAAAGATCACGTAAAAAAATGGACGCTTGAAATGACCGACGCTATTTTGAGCGAAAACGGAACCTGGTATCTTCCGTATCAGCCTCATGCGACGGTTGAGCAATTTAAAAAAGGATATCCGGACAGCGATAAATATTTTGCTTTAAAGAACAAATTAGATCCTGATCAACGCTTTACAAACAAGCTTCTGGACAAATACAATCCGTATGCGAAAAGCAAAATTGCTGAGGAAAAGAAAAAGATAAAAGACTATTTCAGAGCCGAAGAACAAACCGTTTTGACAGTTCCGGAATGGTATTTAGTTTACAATCCGAAAGAATATGCTGATTATCTGGAAAGTGGTAAAAACCCGTCCGATTTTCCTTTTTACAAATCGATTGATGAATATTGGAAATTGTATGACCGTTCGATAAAACTGGCTTCTGAAGCGTATCCTGAAAACGGCGAGTATAAAACCATGTTGCAGGTTATTGGAGTAAGCATGACAATGGAATATGGCGCGAAAATCCTTTATGAAAATACGATTGGAAGGTTCTTTGCTTTATTTGCAGAAGAAAAAAACTCCGAGGCTGAAAAGACAATTATTGAAGCACAGCGCGCGTACAGCGATTTTATTTATCAAACGGCTTGGTATGAATTTAAATTTCTGCCTTGGATTAAAAAAGTATGGACGGCTTCTGAAAATTCAGATCACAGCATACTTCGAAAATGGGAAAGAACAATGATTTTTACATTAGAATTTTCATTTAAAGCTTTTTATTCGAAAGTTATCGAATGGGGCGCAAAATCCAGTTATGAAATACCTTCTAATTCTATTTATTTAATTGTTTCGAATGTTGATACGATTAAAGAAAATCCGAACCTAAAAATCATTAGCAGAGATCGCGATAAAATGATTATTTCAGTTACCCGCTGGGAAATCTTTACCAAAGAAATGATAAAACTTTCAAATCAGGAGGTGAAAATTTATGAGATTTCGGGGAATGATGAAATTGTCGTTTCTACAATTGAGAATGAGCATAATAAACCCAATTTAAAAGATGTAAAATTATTATATCAATCTGAAATTGTGACGGATGACAGTTTAAAACGAAATGTTTATCTTTTATCCGTTGAAAAATTATTGCCTTTTATAAAGGATTCGAAAAAGAATAAGCTTACCATTGAACATGTTTATGATTATTAA
- a CDS encoding class I SAM-dependent methyltransferase yields MKRRNFIKTALLFATSVQMFPNTILNLTLEVRNNFKHIYTNAKLKNQFFLFLKNVFNLYPENEFHELISKNTIAKNSDKEIYLATQSQLDDITPFLSSFRYQLPALMHQKNEMSIETVALLGEDSSYNGYLEIGSSGRYLDYLEEKVSIKGKRYYADGRKPKYSFSEMVDRGQIAIGAEYIPFTNYKTKFGDHVPHNSVDLVTIYIGFHHCPLELRTQYISSIRDTLRVGGKMILRDHNCDTEDQKVLVALAHDVFNLGVNETWEYNEKEVRNFYSLDFIIAFVENIGFKFHKKTLYQKGDPTKNALMLFTKI; encoded by the coding sequence ATGAAAAGAAGGAATTTTATTAAAACAGCTCTACTTTTTGCAACTTCTGTGCAAATGTTTCCTAATACGATACTAAATCTGACTTTAGAAGTTCGGAACAACTTCAAGCATATTTATACCAATGCAAAGCTGAAAAATCAGTTCTTTTTGTTTTTAAAAAATGTTTTCAATTTATATCCAGAAAACGAATTCCACGAATTAATTTCTAAAAACACGATTGCAAAAAATAGTGATAAAGAAATTTATCTTGCAACACAATCACAGCTGGACGATATCACACCTTTTTTATCCAGTTTTCGCTATCAGCTTCCCGCTTTGATGCATCAAAAAAATGAAATGTCGATTGAAACGGTTGCTCTGCTAGGCGAAGACAGTTCGTACAATGGTTATTTAGAAATTGGTTCTTCGGGTAGATATTTGGATTATCTGGAAGAAAAAGTTTCCATTAAAGGAAAAAGATATTACGCTGACGGCAGAAAGCCAAAATACTCTTTTTCTGAAATGGTCGATCGCGGTCAAATTGCCATTGGTGCCGAATATATTCCGTTTACGAATTACAAAACTAAGTTTGGCGATCATGTTCCACACAATAGTGTTGATTTGGTGACGATTTATATTGGTTTTCATCATTGCCCTTTAGAGTTGCGAACGCAATATATTTCTTCGATTCGCGATACTTTACGAGTGGGCGGAAAAATGATTTTAAGAGATCACAATTGCGATACCGAAGATCAAAAAGTATTGGTGGCATTGGCACACGACGTTTTTAATTTGGGTGTAAACGAAACTTGGGAATACAATGAAAAAGAGGTTCGAAACTTTTATTCTTTGGATTTTATCATTGCTTTTGTGGAAAATATCGGGTTTAAGTTTCATAAAAAAACCTTGTATCAAAAAGGCGATCCAACCAAAAATGCTTTAATGCTTTTCACCAAAATCTAA
- a CDS encoding S10 family serine carboxypeptidase-like protein, producing the protein MKKALLSFLLVGFLTAYAQESKPDSKPKTPPAKEENSPSNLTFNPDYQVVTNHTTTIKGQKVSYKATTGTMPVWDEDGKAIAGLFYTYYERSDVKDRDSRPLVISFNGGPGSASVWMQIAYTGPSLLNIDDEGYPLQPYGIKENPYSILDVADIVFVNPVNTAYSRPTSKEIPAAKFFGVNADIKYLADWINGFVTRSNRWASPKYLIGESYGTTRVSGLALQLQNNQWMYLNGVILVSPTDLGITRGVVSDAALKLPYFAATAWYHKMLSSDLQSKDLTDMLPEVENFTINELLPALSKGGSLDEQKRKEIAAKMARYSGISEKVILQNNLDVPYDYFWKELLRDQGYTIGRLDSRYKGIDRKDSGESVDFNAELTSWLHSFTPAINMYVRNNLNYKTDFKYNMFGPVHPWDRSNDKTGENLRQAMAQNPYLHVMVQSGYYDGACDYFNAKYDLWQMDPSGRLNDRMSWKGYRSGHMMYLRKADLETANEDIRTFIKQSLPKPSEPAKY; encoded by the coding sequence ATGAAAAAAGCATTACTTTCATTTCTTTTAGTTGGATTTTTAACTGCCTACGCTCAGGAATCAAAACCAGACTCAAAACCGAAAACGCCTCCCGCAAAAGAAGAAAACTCTCCTTCTAATCTTACTTTTAATCCAGATTATCAAGTCGTAACCAATCATACAACGACAATAAAAGGCCAAAAAGTTTCGTACAAAGCGACAACAGGAACGATGCCTGTTTGGGATGAAGATGGAAAAGCAATTGCGGGATTATTTTATACCTATTATGAGCGTTCTGATGTGAAAGATCGTGATTCTCGTCCTTTAGTGATTTCATTTAATGGCGGGCCTGGTTCTGCTTCAGTTTGGATGCAGATTGCGTATACAGGGCCAAGTTTGTTAAATATTGACGATGAAGGTTATCCTTTGCAACCTTACGGAATAAAGGAAAATCCGTATTCGATTTTAGATGTTGCTGATATCGTTTTTGTAAATCCTGTAAATACAGCGTATTCAAGACCTACAAGCAAAGAAATCCCTGCTGCAAAATTCTTTGGCGTGAATGCCGACATTAAATACCTAGCCGATTGGATTAATGGTTTTGTGACTCGATCTAATCGTTGGGCTTCACCTAAATATTTGATCGGAGAAAGCTATGGCACAACTCGAGTTTCGGGATTAGCACTTCAATTGCAAAACAATCAATGGATGTATCTTAACGGAGTGATTTTAGTATCGCCAACTGATTTAGGAATAACGCGTGGTGTTGTTTCTGATGCTGCGCTTAAGTTGCCCTATTTTGCTGCTACGGCTTGGTATCATAAAATGCTAAGTTCAGATCTTCAAAGCAAAGATTTAACGGATATGTTGCCTGAAGTTGAAAATTTCACCATAAACGAACTTCTTCCTGCATTAAGCAAAGGAGGTTCTTTGGACGAACAAAAACGAAAAGAAATTGCTGCAAAAATGGCGCGTTATTCTGGTATTTCAGAAAAAGTTATTCTGCAAAACAATTTAGATGTTCCGTATGATTATTTCTGGAAAGAATTGTTGAGAGATCAAGGTTATACGATAGGAAGACTTGATTCAAGATACAAAGGAATTGACCGCAAGGACTCTGGTGAAAGTGTTGATTTTAATGCCGAGCTTACGTCTTGGTTGCATTCGTTTACACCTGCTATCAATATGTATGTGCGCAATAATCTGAACTACAAAACGGACTTTAAATACAATATGTTTGGACCTGTACATCCTTGGGACAGATCTAACGATAAAACAGGCGAAAACCTAAGACAAGCAATGGCACAAAATCCGTATTTGCATGTCATGGTGCAATCAGGTTATTATGATGGTGCCTGCGACTATTTTAATGCAAAATATGATTTATGGCAAATGGATCCAAGCGGAAGACTAAATGATAGAATGTCTTGGAAAGGCTACAGAAGTGGCCACATGATGTATTTGAGAAAAGCCGACTTAGAAACCGCAAATGAAGACATCAGAACATTTATAAAGCAATCGTTGCCTAAACCTAGCGAACCTGCAAAATATTAA
- a CDS encoding DUF4238 domain-containing protein translates to MNNISSKHHYLPVFYLKGFTKESGKFKIYNVQKKCFVQKGKEFSPGSYFYEKNANTVFTPQGKSDFIEKSYSDLEGKISKIIKKIDLADSDTKFGVNEDDMPMLNTFVSLIYWRLPKNKKELEIIIESTPANQLGFNVHNADNSVNQIASEELKNDLQFIKSYKFLTSLFDSVRGLNCRTPYTIIPKHENLPFICSDNPIIFEKDEFPNVYEDDYIIPLSGKRFFVKTEIGKMDPYLWMLIDIVIYKQAIQYVSCTHEEYLRMLDDNFEKYNISLTELKQIIFKKLRLNFPR, encoded by the coding sequence ATGAACAATATTTCCTCGAAACATCATTACCTTCCCGTTTTTTATTTGAAAGGATTCACAAAGGAATCTGGAAAATTTAAAATCTATAATGTTCAAAAAAAATGTTTTGTTCAAAAAGGAAAAGAATTTTCTCCGGGTTCATATTTCTATGAAAAAAATGCCAATACAGTTTTTACACCTCAAGGAAAAAGTGATTTCATCGAAAAGTCTTATTCTGATTTAGAAGGAAAAATATCTAAGATTATTAAAAAAATTGATTTAGCAGACAGCGACACAAAGTTTGGTGTAAATGAAGATGATATGCCAATGCTCAACACTTTTGTGAGTCTTATCTATTGGCGTTTACCAAAGAATAAAAAAGAATTAGAAATAATTATTGAAAGCACACCCGCTAATCAATTAGGTTTCAATGTCCATAATGCTGATAATTCTGTAAATCAAATTGCATCAGAAGAATTGAAAAACGACCTTCAATTTATAAAAAGTTACAAATTTCTAACTTCTTTATTTGATAGTGTGCGAGGACTTAATTGCAGAACTCCTTACACGATTATTCCGAAACACGAAAATTTACCTTTTATTTGCTCCGACAATCCAATCATTTTTGAAAAAGATGAGTTCCCTAATGTTTATGAAGATGATTACATAATTCCATTATCTGGAAAAAGATTTTTTGTAAAAACCGAAATCGGTAAAATGGATCCCTATTTATGGATGTTGATTGACATTGTGATATATAAACAAGCTATACAATATGTAAGTTGCACTCATGAAGAATATCTTAGAATGCTAGACGATAATTTTGAAAAATACAATATTTCCTTAACAGAATTAAAACAAATTATTTTCAAAAAACTAAGACTAAATTTCCCCCGCTAG
- the thrC gene encoding threonine synthase, protein MKYYSLNHNAPKVSFQEAVIQGLATDKGLYFPESITPLDPSFFEKIESLSHEEIAFEAIKQFVGDEIPAEKLKEIIAETLVFDFPVVKVENGIYSLELFHGPTMAFKDVGARFMSRCLGYFNKDKKDSKNTVLVATSGDTGGAVASGFLGVDGVDVVILYPSGKVSDIQEKQLTTLGQNIKALEVDGVFDDCQDMVKKAFLDETLAHKNLTSANSINIARWLPQMFYFFFAYKALKSQNKPLVFSCPSGNFGNICAGIMAKKLGLPIEHFVASTNVNDTVPRFLENGKYDPKPSKATISNAMDVGNPSNFIRIQELYNNDLKAFEKDFSSYSYTDEETLEAMKKIYNTDGYIAEPHGAVGYLGLKKELEKHPNAIGIFLETAHPIKFLDVVEPALGITLPIPAQIESVINEEKVSVKIGSYEELKDFLG, encoded by the coding sequence ATGAAATACTACAGTTTAAACCATAATGCCCCAAAAGTTTCTTTTCAAGAAGCAGTTATACAAGGATTAGCAACTGACAAAGGATTATATTTCCCAGAAAGCATTACACCGCTTGATCCTTCCTTTTTTGAGAAAATCGAAAGTTTAAGCCACGAAGAAATCGCTTTTGAAGCGATCAAACAATTTGTTGGAGACGAAATTCCAGCAGAAAAACTAAAAGAAATCATTGCAGAAACTTTAGTTTTTGATTTTCCGGTGGTGAAAGTCGAAAACGGAATCTATTCGTTAGAATTATTCCACGGCCCGACAATGGCATTTAAAGACGTTGGAGCGCGTTTTATGTCGCGTTGTTTGGGTTATTTCAACAAAGACAAAAAAGATTCTAAAAACACCGTTTTAGTAGCTACTTCTGGAGATACAGGCGGAGCCGTTGCGAGCGGATTTTTAGGCGTTGACGGCGTTGATGTTGTTATTTTATATCCGTCTGGAAAAGTCAGCGATATTCAGGAAAAACAATTGACGACTTTAGGGCAAAACATAAAAGCATTAGAAGTTGACGGCGTTTTTGACGATTGTCAGGATATGGTGAAAAAAGCGTTTTTAGATGAAACTTTAGCGCATAAAAACCTGACTTCGGCGAATTCTATTAATATTGCGCGCTGGTTACCGCAAATGTTTTATTTCTTCTTTGCTTATAAAGCGTTGAAAAGCCAAAACAAACCTTTAGTTTTCTCTTGCCCAAGCGGAAACTTTGGGAATATCTGTGCCGGAATTATGGCAAAAAAATTAGGTTTGCCAATTGAACATTTTGTTGCCTCTACAAACGTAAACGACACGGTGCCAAGATTCTTAGAAAACGGAAAATACGACCCGAAACCTTCTAAAGCCACAATCTCCAACGCTATGGATGTTGGAAACCCAAGCAACTTTATTAGAATTCAGGAATTATACAACAATGACTTAAAAGCTTTCGAAAAAGACTTTTCTTCTTATAGTTATACTGATGAAGAAACGCTTGAAGCGATGAAGAAAATTTACAACACAGACGGTTATATAGCAGAACCGCACGGCGCTGTTGGTTATTTAGGTTTAAAAAAAGAATTGGAAAAACACCCCAACGCAATTGGTATTTTCTTAGAAACGGCGCATCCTATTAAATTCTTAGATGTTGTTGAACCGGCGCTAGGAATTACGCTTCCTATTCCTGCTCAAATTGAGAGTGTTATTAATGAGGAGAAAGTTAGTGTGAAGATTGGGAGTTATGAGGAATTGAAAGATTTCTTGGGGTAA
- a CDS encoding homoserine kinase, translated as MKEIKLFCPATIANLSCGFDVLGLCLDNAGDEMIVRKVDQKGVRITKIVGADLPLETEKNVSGVAALAMLETLDELDFGFEIEIYKNIKAGSGIGSSAASSAGAVFGINELLGRPYSRKDLVQFAMQGEKLASGNAHADNVAPALLGAFTLVRSYSPLDIIRIDSPEELYATVVHPQIELKTSDARSVLKQNVSLKSAITQWGNVGGLVAGLYTKDYDLIGRSLHDEIVEPVRSVLIPGFDQIKQTAYENGALGSGISGSGPSIFALSRGKDTAEKIAKAMSDVYEKMNLPYEIHVSKINPDGVRII; from the coding sequence ATGAAAGAAATAAAATTATTCTGTCCCGCTACAATCGCCAACCTCTCGTGCGGATTTGACGTATTGGGACTTTGCTTAGACAATGCGGGCGATGAAATGATTGTTCGAAAAGTCGATCAAAAAGGAGTTCGAATCACTAAAATTGTGGGTGCCGATTTGCCTTTGGAAACCGAGAAAAACGTTTCTGGAGTTGCCGCTTTGGCCATGCTGGAAACTTTAGACGAATTGGATTTTGGATTCGAAATCGAAATTTATAAAAATATCAAAGCCGGAAGCGGCATCGGAAGCAGTGCTGCAAGTTCTGCCGGAGCGGTTTTCGGAATAAATGAATTATTGGGAAGACCTTATTCCCGTAAAGATTTGGTTCAGTTTGCAATGCAAGGCGAGAAATTAGCCAGCGGAAACGCACATGCCGACAACGTTGCTCCTGCTCTTTTAGGCGCTTTTACTTTGGTAAGAAGCTATTCGCCTTTGGATATCATTAGAATTGACAGTCCTGAGGAATTGTACGCAACGGTTGTTCATCCGCAGATTGAGTTAAAAACTTCTGACGCTCGTTCGGTTTTAAAACAAAATGTTTCGCTAAAAAGCGCTATAACGCAATGGGGTAACGTAGGCGGATTGGTTGCTGGTCTTTACACCAAAGATTATGATTTGATCGGAAGATCACTTCATGATGAAATTGTTGAACCAGTTCGAAGCGTTTTAATTCCAGGATTTGATCAAATCAAACAAACGGCTTATGAAAACGGCGCTTTAGGTTCAGGAATTTCAGGTTCAGGCCCGTCGATTTTCGCTTTAAGCAGAGGAAAAGATACCGCCGAAAAAATCGCAAAAGCCATGAGCGACGTTTACGAAAAAATGAATTTACCGTATGAAATTCACGTTTCGAAAATCAATCCTGATGGCGTAAGAATTATATAA